A DNA window from Daucus carota subsp. sativus chromosome 3, DH1 v3.0, whole genome shotgun sequence contains the following coding sequences:
- the LOC108212810 gene encoding putative germin-like protein 9-2, with translation MATVSQKNVTLFILAAFAYALMVHASDPDILSDFIVPDNINVIDGKFFAYTGLRGAFDFENSTTYKGVPASLKEFPALNGQSVSMAVLQFPPNAINPPHTRPHSTGLLLLIDGSLEVGFVDTSNKLYTQSLEAGDIFIFPKSLVHYQYNASPTAPATAIAAFGSASSGSVAVPSTIFATGVDDTILAKSFKTDVATIEKIKKGLASKA, from the coding sequence ATGGCAACGGTCTCGCAAAAAAATGTAACACTTTTTATTCTTGCGGCATTTGCTTATGCGCTGATGGTGCACGCCAGTGATCCTGATATTCTCTCGGATTTTATAGTCCCTGATAACATCAATGTCATTGACGGGAAATTCTTCGCGTACACCGGACTCCGAGGAGCATTCGATTTCGAAAATTCGACAACGTACAAGGGCGTTCCAGCTAGTCTAAAAGAATTTCCAGCCCTTAATGGCCAAAGTGTCTCAATGGCTGTGCTCCAGTTTCCGCCGAATGCAATTAATCCCCCTCACACACGCCCGCATTCGACGGGGCTACTGTTGTTAATCGATGGAAGCCTCGAGGTCGGATTCGTCGATACGAGCAACAAGCTCTACACCCAATCTCTTGAGGCTGGagatattttcatttttccgaAATCTTTGGTTCACTATCAATATAATGCAAGTCCAACAGCACCAGCCACGGCTATTGCTGCTTTCGGGAGTGCAAGTTCGGGGTCTGTTGCGGTTCCTTCGACAATATTTGCGACGGGTGTAGATGATACGATTCTTGCGAAGTCTTTCAAGACTGATGTCGCGACTATAGAGAAGATCAAGAAAGGCCTTGCTTCAAAGGCCTAG
- the LOC108212809 gene encoding germin-like protein 9-3, which translates to MAWLLVDHALLFSSLIFAFLRMTQSTDPDILSDFVIPANATTIDENFFTYTGLRTAFTAEFPPDFKALKANMVEFPGLVGQSISYLVVQLPIGSVNPPHIHPRSSELLFVISGYIEAGFVDTSNKLYTQTLQPGDIFVVPKGLLHYQYNANASFNATALTAFGSANGGKVTLPVALFETGIDDLILAKSFKTDIATVQKIKAGLAPKE; encoded by the coding sequence ATGGCTTGGTTATTAGTAGATCATGCTCTTCTTTTCAGTAGTCTCATCTTTGCGTTTCTCCGGATGACTCAATCCACTGATCCGGACATCTTATCAGACTTCGTGATCCCTGCAAACGCAACCACCATCGACGAAAATTTCTTCACCTACACAGGGTTGCGGACAGCATTTACAGCAGAATTTCCGCCGGATTTTAAGGCCTTAAAGGCAAACATGGTGGAATTCCCGGGTCTTGTTGGCCAAAGCATCTCGTACTTGGTTGTTCAGCTTCCAATAGGCTCAGTAAATCCTCCGCACATACATCCTCGATCCTCGGAGCTACTCTTTGTTATATCAGGTTACATTGAGGCAGGTTTCGTGGACACGAGTAACAAACTGTACACGCAAACGCTTCAGCCCGGGGATATTTTTGTGGTACCGAAGGGATTGTTACATTATCAGTACAATGCGAATGCTAGTTTTAATGCCACGGCTTTGACTGCCTTTGGGAGTGCGAATGGAGGTAAGGTTACACTTCCTGTGGCATTATTTGAGACTGGGATCGACGATTTGATTTTAGCTAAGAGTTTTAAGACTGATATAGCTACGGTCCAGAAGATCAAGGCCGGTTTAGCGCCCAAGGAATAA